The following coding sequences lie in one Metopolophium dirhodum isolate CAU chromosome 5, ASM1992520v1, whole genome shotgun sequence genomic window:
- the LOC132945954 gene encoding small ribosomal subunit protein mS35-like, with protein MSALQTTLRRTTTVLMPIGYYPARVWCSTRAVPTDGKFRVLDLKKKAFAPHAKKKYIKTITLPPRALSMPVDQEWSNVWPGPRTFHPATVPLALRQGYDPKRASPGKYGNAELMKIPNFLHLTPPAIKKHCSALKQFCTEWPKGLETDEDCDRHFPMTTITTDYCHSSPTIKDPKSRIVTIKIKLSTLNLDKHARDKMIRLVGDRYDEESDILTIVTDRCPTRKQNYDYGVYVLTALYHESNTFEEWERQKQEADMEHYIWENNPSKKAYVTLTRWPLKVSDDDVKSHSIDDDTVGQKYKEAVTELLNNGEDTYTLNKYREAALAVLSPQTIQA; from the exons atgtctgcgCTTCAAACGACGCTTCGACGAACGACGACTGTGTTGATGCCTATTGGTTACTACCCTGCCCGGGTTTGGTGTTCAACCAGAGCTGTTCCTACGG ACGGCAAGTTCAGAGTCTTGGACTTGAAGAAAAAAGCATTTGCGCCTCACGCAAAGAAGAAGTACATCAAGACGATTACTTTACCGCCcag AGCATTGAGTATGCCTGTTGATCAAGAGTGGTCAAACGTTTGGCCTGGTCCAAGAACATTTCATCCAGCTACTGTGCCCCTGGCACTACGACAAGGGTATGATCCGAAAAGAGCATCGCCCGGTAAATATGGCAATGCTGAGCTAATGAAGATTCCAAATTTTTTGCATCTTACACCACCGgcaataaaaaaacattgcaGTGCCCTAAAACAGTTTTGTACTGAATGGCCTAAAGGCTTAGAAACTGATGAAGATTGCGATAGACATTTTCCAAtgacaacaataacaacagATTATTGTCATTCGTCACCGACTATCAAAGATCCAAAATCTAGAATAGTTACAATCAAA ATCAAATTAAGCACGTTAAATTTAGATAAACATGCTAGAGACAAAATGATCAGATTGGTTGGGGACAGATATGACGAAGAATCAGATATACTTACTATTGTCACTGATCGTTGTCCAACAAGAAAACAAAACTATGATTACGGAGTTTACGTTCTCACAGCCTTGTATCACGAATCTAAT ACCTTCGAGGAATGGGAACGACAAAAACAAGAAGCAGACATGGAACATTACATCTGGGAAAACAATCCATCCAAAAAAGCGTATGTTACACTAACTCGATGGCCATTAAAAGTTTCAGACGATGATGTAAAATCACATTCTATTGATGACGATACGGTGGGACAGAAATACAAAGAAGCGGTTACAGAATTATTAAACAATG GCGAAGATACATACACTTTGAATAAGTATAGGGAAGCTGCGCTTGCTGTGTTATCACCTCAAACCATACAGGCTTAG